A window of Acidobacteriota bacterium contains these coding sequences:
- a CDS encoding ATP-binding protein, with the protein MKKDLKEFINEALLQPGDYVSYFVSQKLAEWYPDAAIIENESYVFNLHEFAAAGQCTIWPQEPVHCQIETTWSKRENKFEREIQRGWLSILWPDAESGKEHFLDVLYLEWCEGGYSTERRWIIAETQEVGERFLRAVCDYCDDVHGEILVYENGDWRKDDELFASIKGATFENLILPAQMKQELREEFHRFFASRELYERHGIPWKRGVLLIGPPGNGKTHLIKALANDLKLPCLYVKSFKSSDEPEQNGMRDVFARARRSAPCLVVLEDLDTLVTKENRAFLLNEMDGFASNHGILVLASTNHPEKLDAAILDRPSRFDRKYQFTPPAPPERLAYCQAWNRTLQAEMQLAEAECAALVNATEGFSYAYLKELFLSALMQWMVAQRPQTLGKLLLERAALVAAQFSSPAQSSAKASRAAAGQAKRP; encoded by the coding sequence ATGAAGAAAGACCTGAAAGAATTTATCAACGAAGCCTTGCTGCAACCGGGGGATTACGTCTCTTACTTCGTCAGCCAGAAGCTGGCCGAGTGGTACCCGGACGCGGCCATCATCGAAAACGAATCTTACGTCTTCAACCTGCACGAATTCGCCGCCGCCGGGCAATGCACGATCTGGCCGCAGGAACCAGTGCACTGCCAGATCGAAACCACCTGGTCGAAGCGCGAGAACAAGTTCGAGCGCGAAATCCAACGCGGCTGGCTGAGCATCCTGTGGCCGGATGCCGAAAGCGGCAAAGAGCATTTTCTGGATGTGCTGTATCTGGAATGGTGTGAGGGCGGTTACTCAACCGAACGGCGCTGGATCATTGCGGAAACGCAGGAGGTGGGCGAACGCTTCCTGCGCGCCGTCTGCGACTATTGCGACGACGTGCATGGCGAAATCCTGGTCTACGAGAATGGCGATTGGCGCAAGGATGATGAACTGTTCGCTTCGATCAAAGGGGCGACGTTCGAGAATCTGATCCTGCCCGCGCAGATGAAGCAGGAATTGCGGGAGGAGTTTCATCGTTTCTTCGCTTCGCGTGAACTGTACGAGCGTCACGGCATTCCGTGGAAGCGCGGCGTTTTGCTGATTGGCCCACCCGGCAATGGCAAGACGCATTTGATCAAGGCGTTGGCCAACGACTTGAAGCTGCCGTGCCTGTACGTCAAAAGCTTCAAGTCGAGCGATGAGCCGGAACAGAACGGTATGCGCGATGTCTTTGCCCGGGCGCGGCGGAGCGCGCCGTGTCTGGTGGTGTTGGAAGATTTGGATACGCTCGTGACGAAGGAAAATCGTGCGTTCCTGCTCAATGAAATGGACGGTTTCGCCAGCAATCACGGCATTCTGGTGCTCGCTTCGACCAATCACCCGGAAAAGCTGGACGCGGCGATTCTGGATCGTCCGAGCCGCTTTGACCGCAAATACCAGTTCACGCCGCCTGCTCCGCCGGAGCGGTTGGCCTATTGCCAAGCCTGGAACCGGACGCTGCAAGCAGAAATGCAGTTGGCGGAGGCTGAGTGCGCCGCGCTGGTCAACGCGACGGAAGGGTTCTCTTATGCGTACCTGAAGGAACTGTTTCTGTCGGCGCTGATGCAATGGATGGTGGCGCAGCGTCCGCAAACATTGGGCAAGCTGCTGTTGGAGCGGGCGGCCTTGGTGGCGGCGCAATTCAGTTCACCGGCGCAGTCATCCGCGAAAGCCAGTCGCGCGGCGGCTGGGCAAGCAAAGCGACCATAG